The Alphaproteobacteria bacterium genome segment AAAAAGCGCACGCCTTGCGGAAAGGAACCCTCGCCATGCGCCAGCTCCGGTCTGCCGCCCATCGCCTGGTCCCTGCCCTGCGCCGCGCCTGCCTGTTGTTGGCGGCGGCCGCCGCCGGCTGCGCCGCCGCCGCCGCCGAGTCGGTGCGCCCGCCGATCGTCTGCGAGTGGGCCAGCACGAATTTCGCCTGGGGCGCGCAGGTCACGCTGCGCGGCATCGCGGCCGACGGCCGCGTGCTGATGTACGATTCGCGCGAGCCGATCGGCGGCGGCAGCGTGCCGGTCGACGACCTGATGCTGTCGAATTTGCCGACCGCGGCCGATCTCACGCGGCGCTATGCCGGCGCCTGGCCCACCAACATCACCGTCGCGGAAACCGACCTGGAGCGGCTGGCCGAGCTGGCGAGCGCCGTCGCCGGTGGCGATGTCTCGCGCGAGCCGAATGCCAACGACATGGGCCAGTCCTCGTTGCACTGCTTCGTGCCGGCGGACGTGGACGGCAGCTATGCGGTCGTGACCGTCGTCTCCCACGGCGACTGGGAGGAGCGCAACGAGCACCCCGATGCGCCGGCCCTGGCCGCGCTGATCGTCCAGCTGCTGGGCATGCCCAACATCCCCTGAACCGCGGCGGCCGTCCGCGCTCAGCGGGCGGGCGATGCCGTGTCGCGCGGCTCCGGCTCGACCCCGTTGGGGCAGACCAGCGTCTTCAGCGCATGGTCGCGATATTCGGCCTGCATCGCGAAGGCGGCGGGCGCCTCGGCCAGCGGCACGCGGTGGCTGACCACCGCGTTCAGGTCGACGCGCCCCTCGGCAGCGAGCCGGATCGTGCGCGGATAGACGTCGCCCATGCGGCGCGAGAACTTGATGCCGAGCCCCTTGCGCCGGCACACGTCGGCGGTCAGCGTGTAGACGTTGCCCTCCGGGATGCCGACGAGAACGACGCGCCCGCCGATTCGCGCCGCCTCGGCCGCCAGCTGGAATCCCTGCGGCGCGTTGGTCGCCTCGATCACCAGGTCGGCCCCGCGGCCGCCGGTCCAGTCGGCGATGGCGGCGTGGCTTCCGGCGCTGTGGGTGGCGCCCATTGCCGCCGCGGCGTCCGCACGATAGCCGACAGGATCGACCGCCATGATCGCGCCGACGCCGGCGTTGCGCAGTAACTGCACGGCACACAGCCCGACCGGGCCGCAGCCGATGACCGCGACGCTCTCCAGCAGTTGCGGCCTGGCGAGGTCGATGGCGTGCAGCGAGACGCCGAGCGTCTCCAGCATCACCGCCTCGGACGCGGTCATGCCGGCCGGCAGCTTGTGGATCTGGTGCGGCTCCACCGCGATCCGTTCGGTCATCGCGCCGCCATGGGGCGGTGCGCCGGCGAACTCGACATGCGGGCAGAGGTTGACATGGCCGCGCCGGCACCATTCGCAGACGCCGCAGGGCCGGGCGGGATCGATGGCGACCAGCTCGCCGCGGCGCAGCCCGAACGGCTCGTAGTCATCGGCCATCCGGCCGGCGAATTCGTGGCCCGGGACGAACGGGGCGCGGATTTGCTGCGCGCCGATGCCGCCTTCCAGATAGTAGTGCAGGTCGCTGCCGCAGATGCCGACCGCGCTGACATCGACAGGAATGCCGTTGCCGTCCGGCGGCGGCACCTCGGCCACGCGCACGTCGCGCACCCCGTGGATCATCACCGCCTTCATGTCGCCTGCACCCCGCCATGACGCGCCGTCGGCAGGGAGGTCCGGCCGCGCCGTCGCGAAAAATGTAATTGCCGGGCTACATTAGTGCAGCCAGCGATGGTGTAAAGCGGCAGTGCGACCCGTTGGGGCGCGCACCTGCCCAACCGCTGGCGCCGTAGCGGCGAAGGAGTCCGACAATCCGCGGTCGGCCGGCGACGGGCGACCGCTCAGCCGGTGGCGATGTAGTCCTGCAGCGCGTCGCGCTCGGCCTGCAGCTCGCCCAGCCGGTACTTGACCACGTCGCCGATGCTGACGATGCCGGCCAGCCGTCGCCCGTCGATCACCGG includes the following:
- a CDS encoding alcohol dehydrogenase catalytic domain-containing protein, which codes for MKAVMIHGVRDVRVAEVPPPDGNGIPVDVSAVGICGSDLHYYLEGGIGAQQIRAPFVPGHEFAGRMADDYEPFGLRRGELVAIDPARPCGVCEWCRRGHVNLCPHVEFAGAPPHGGAMTERIAVEPHQIHKLPAGMTASEAVMLETLGVSLHAIDLARPQLLESVAVIGCGPVGLCAVQLLRNAGVGAIMAVDPVGYRADAAAAMGATHSAGSHAAIADWTGGRGADLVIEATNAPQGFQLAAEAARIGGRVVLVGIPEGNVYTLTADVCRRKGLGIKFSRRMGDVYPRTIRLAAEGRVDLNAVVSHRVPLAEAPAAFAMQAEYRDHALKTLVCPNGVEPEPRDTASPAR